The stretch of DNA TGATCGGATATGGCATCGAGCCTCTGCGGACTCTCGGGATGCCAGTCGCCCATTTCGTGCTGCCGGCACGACGGGTGGGTAAAATACAAGGTCTCCATAGGGAAGATTGTATGTTCATGCTCAGGCGTTTGCTGCGGATCGGCGGGTTGGTGGTTCCCTTCATGCTTGCCGGCTGCGCTTCCTCCCCCCCCAGGACGCCTGTTCCAACCCTGCCCCCCACATCCTCGTCTTCCGGCGCGATACACATTGGACCGTCCGAACCCGGTCCCTCGGACGAACCGTCCTCCACCACCCTGCCAGACGGCCGGCTTCGCCCCGACGTGGACAACTTCGCGCGCGATCTGGCCGCCCGCCGGGACCTGCCGCTGGATCAGGTGCTTGCAAGCCTGTCCGGCGCGCGCTATAGCGCGACGGTGGCGCGCCTGATCATGCCGTCCGTGCCCGGACACAAGGTGTGGCGCAGTTGGCTCACCTACCGCTCGCGCTTCGTCGAACCCAGGCGCATCCGCTGGGGCGCCGAATTCTGGCGCGAAAACGCCGCGGCATTGAATCAGGCGCAACAGCGCTATGGCGTGCCGGCCAAAATTATCGCCGGAATCATCGGCGTGGAAACCCTCTACGGCCGCAATATGGGCAGCTTTCGTGTGATCGATGCGCTCTCGACCCTGGCCTTCGATTACCCGGTGCCCGACAAGCCCGATCGCGCGGCGATGTTCCGCGGCCAGTTGGGCGACTTCCTCACGCTGGCGCTGCAGGGCAGGTTGGACATCGATACGCGCGGCTCGTATGCCGGCGCGATCGGCATGCCGCAGTTCATGCCGCGCAGCATCATGCAATACGCAGTGGACAGTTCGGGCAATACCGGCGGACATATCGACCTGGCCAACGATCCGGCCGCCGCCATCATGTCGGTGGGCAATTACCTGGCTCAGCACGGCTGGGTGCGCGGCGTGCCCGTATTCGCGCCGGTGCGACTGCCGGCAGACCCTTCCGCCCTGGTGGTGGGGGGGCTGGCGCCCACCATGAGCTGGGACCAATTGCAGGCCGACGGCGCCCGGCTGGCGCCTGGCGCCCAGGCCGGGAGATGGGGCCAGCAGCGGCTGGGCATCGTCGATCTGGACGAAGAAGCGCGCGGAACGGCGCAGTACCGGACGGGAACGCCGAATTTCTTTGCGATCACGCAGTACAACCACAGCTACTTCTATGCGACGGCGGTATCGGATCTGGCGGATGCCGTCGCGCAGCAGGTGGGGCCGATATTGGCGGGATCCGGGCTTTGACTGCCTGGGTTCTTGATTCATCTGCGCGGCGTCGGGGTTCCAGCCGCCTCGCACGTCTCGGGAACCCGGTCAACCCTGCGAATTGAACACGCCGGTGGACAGATAGCGATCGCCGCGATCGCAGGCGATGAAGACGATGGTGGCGTCGTTCACGCGCTCGGCCAGGCGCAGCGCGGCCACCAGGGCGCCAGCCGATGAAATACCCGCGAAGATACCCTCTTCGGCCGCGAGGCGTCGGGCCATCTCTTGCGCATCGTTCTGCTCGATCGACTCATATGCGTCGACGCGGCTGGCATCGAAAATCCTGGGCAGGTAGGCCTCGGGCCATTTGCGGATGCCGGGAATCTGCGAGCCGGGAGCCGGCTGGGCGCCGATGACCTGGATGGCCGGGTTGCGCTCCTTGAGGTAAATGGACATGCCCATGATGGTGCCCGTCGTCCCCATGGCGCTGACGAAATGGCTAACGCGCCCTCCCGTCTGTTGCCAAATCTCGGGACCCGTGGTCTCGATGTGGGCGCGCGGATTGTCGGGATTCGCGAACTGGTCGAGCACCTTGCCCTTGCCTTCGGACTGCATTTCCATGGCCAGGTCGCGCGCGTATTCCATACCGCCCTTGTCGGCGGGCGTGAGAATAAGCTGGGCGCCATAGGCTGTCATGGAAGCACGGCGTTCCAGCGAAAGATTGTCGGGCATGATGAGGATCATGCGATAGCCGCGCATGGCCGCAACCATGGCCAGGCCTATGCCGGTATTGCCGCTGGTGGCTTCGATCAGGGTGTCGCCGGGCCGGATCTCGCCGCGCTCTTCGGCGCGCCGGATCATGGACAGGGCCGGCCTGTCTTTCACGGAACCCGCAGGATTGTTGCCTTCGAGCTTGGCCAGGATAACGTTGCCGCGCGCCGCGCCGGCCTGTCCGGGAATGCGCTGCAGGCGTACCAGGGGCGTGTTGCCGATGGTCTGTTCGATGGTGGGGTAATCGATGATGTTCATTGCTGGATGCCGAAAAATACAGGCTTCGATCATACCGCCCGGCCAAATTCCAACCCGGCATATCCATGTTCAATTCAGGGTGGCCTACTCAAGGCCGCCCCGGCAGCCGCGCCGGCACGGGTCGGGGCGCGCCTGCCGGTGTGCCGGCAGCCGGGCTGCCGCCCACGGTAAGTCCGGCAGCCTGCAGGGACTGGGCCCGCTTCGGACCGATGCCCCGCACGCGATCGGAAAGATCCTCGATGGATTCGAAGCGGCCGCCACGCTGGCGCTCCTGGACGATGATGCGTGCCGTCTTGGGGCCGATGCCGCGCAAGGACTCCAGTTGCTCGGCGCTGGCGCTGTTGGCGTCGAGCGCGTGGGCCGACGATGCCATGACCAGGGCCAGACCGCCCGCCACCGCCAGGCGCCCCGCCACACCACCCACGAACCGGCGGCCCGCCGGCAAAAGGCGGCCCATCGCGAAATCGGCGCGCGGCGCAGGCCGGGCAATCGTGTCGTTCAGAAAGGGATTCATGCGCTTCTCCTGGTTGGCCGGGGTGCTGGATGCAGCCCGGCCGGCCATCATGCGCGGCGGCGCGCGATGCCGGAGAACGCGGTGTACGGAAATGTCCGTCCCGGGAAGTACCTAGCGCGGCCTTATTTGGCGCGCCAATAGCGCACGTATTCGGCTACGCCGGTTTGCACATCGCGCATGGGTTCAGTAAAACCAGC from Bordetella sp. FB-8 encodes:
- the mltB gene encoding lytic murein transglycosylase B, which gives rise to MFMLRRLLRIGGLVVPFMLAGCASSPPRTPVPTLPPTSSSSGAIHIGPSEPGPSDEPSSTTLPDGRLRPDVDNFARDLAARRDLPLDQVLASLSGARYSATVARLIMPSVPGHKVWRSWLTYRSRFVEPRRIRWGAEFWRENAAALNQAQQRYGVPAKIIAGIIGVETLYGRNMGSFRVIDALSTLAFDYPVPDKPDRAAMFRGQLGDFLTLALQGRLDIDTRGSYAGAIGMPQFMPRSIMQYAVDSSGNTGGHIDLANDPAAAIMSVGNYLAQHGWVRGVPVFAPVRLPADPSALVVGGLAPTMSWDQLQADGARLAPGAQAGRWGQQRLGIVDLDEEARGTAQYRTGTPNFFAITQYNHSYFYATAVSDLADAVAQQVGPILAGSGL
- a CDS encoding DUF655 domain-containing protein, yielding MNPFLNDTIARPAPRADFAMGRLLPAGRRFVGGVAGRLAVAGGLALVMASSAHALDANSASAEQLESLRGIGPKTARIIVQERQRGGRFESIEDLSDRVRGIGPKRAQSLQAAGLTVGGSPAAGTPAGAPRPVPARLPGRP
- the cysM gene encoding cysteine synthase CysM; amino-acid sequence: MNIIDYPTIEQTIGNTPLVRLQRIPGQAGAARGNVILAKLEGNNPAGSVKDRPALSMIRRAEERGEIRPGDTLIEATSGNTGIGLAMVAAMRGYRMILIMPDNLSLERRASMTAYGAQLILTPADKGGMEYARDLAMEMQSEGKGKVLDQFANPDNPRAHIETTGPEIWQQTGGRVSHFVSAMGTTGTIMGMSIYLKERNPAIQVIGAQPAPGSQIPGIRKWPEAYLPRIFDASRVDAYESIEQNDAQEMARRLAAEEGIFAGISSAGALVAALRLAERVNDATIVFIACDRGDRYLSTGVFNSQG